CAAGAAGAAAAACTTAAACTGGTTTAAGAAATCCCTTTTTTACGGATTTCGCTTAAATACTCTGGAGTGAAATTCAAATAAGAAGCAATGAGGTATTGTGGTACACGCTGTAGAAATTCAGGCTGTGCTTTTAGAAAATGATAATAGAGTTCTTCCCTCGAAAAACCATAAAGAAATTTAATTCGCATTTGAGCAGCAGCATAGGCTTTTTGATAAATACAACGGAAATATTTTTCCATAACAGGATGTGTTTTCAAAAGTTTTTCATAAGCCATTTTATCTATATACAAGAGTTCTGTATTTTCTACAGCTTGAATATAAAATTCTGTAGGCGATTGGTTTATAAAGGAGAATGTTTCAGTCATCCACCAATTTTCTATGGCAAATTCGGTAGTTTGCTCTGTGCCTTTTTCATTTATAAAAAATTTACGGAGAATGCCATTTAATACAAAGAAATTGGATTTACAAACCTGTCCTTCTTCAAGAAGATTGTCTTTTTTTAGTATGCTTTTAAATTGGAAATAGGATAGAATATCTTCAAACTCTTCGCCGCTAACAGTTGCGAATTTATTAATGTGTGCTTTAAAAATATCGGACATGTTTTGGATTTAATGTAAATTTATGTAGTTACAAATTACATAAAAAGTAAACATATAAGTTTACAAAAAACAAATTAAAATCTGAATTCATCACAAAACCAACAACCCATGCTCTCGTAAAACGTTCATGGATTTAGAAAACCAAAACAACTCAAAATCCTCAAACTGACTTTCAAAATCTTTTTTTAGTTCTAAAAATGAGGGTAGTTGTGGGCTGCTTGGGCGCAACGAATCCAGCTTATTTAAAAACCAGTTGCCTTTATCTTTATCTAAAGTCACCGTAAAGGTTTCGGTTGTCGTATGAAATAGCGCTTGCAATGTGTGATAGGTTTGTCCCTTCTTTGTTTTGGATGTTTCTATTACCAAAGGCTTTGTGCCCAACCACAGTATTTTTGCAGTTGGTTTGATGTTGAAATGAACATCAGTTTCTAAACAGTTATAAATAAAATCGGGTTTAATGGTGGTTTTCGGGATTTTAAAATCAAACCAATCTTGTAACGGCAATTCAAAGCCAATGCCGTGCATATAGTTAAAAAGTGACTTTTTCAATCCGAAACTGAATTGGTTGTGGTCAATGCCCGTCGTGTCGGTAAAGGCGATATCGTTATTGGCAAACGTAATGGGTTTGGTATTTGGGATGATATGGTATTCAGCAGGGTTTAAGCCAATGGGGCTGTGTGCTGTTAAGGCGAATTGGTGCCAAAACCCCGATTGCAACACGCCAATTTCGAATAATTGACGCACCATTTCCAAACTATCCACAGTTTCCTGAACGGTTTGCGTGGGGTAGCCATACATTAAATAGGCATGTACCATGATGTTGGCTTCGGTAAAATTGCGTGTGACTTGCGCCACTTGTGCCACGGTGACGCCTTTGTCAATAAGTGCCAATAACCTATCGGAAGCCACTTCCAGTCCGCCAGAAACCGCAATACAACCTGAGGCTTTTAGCAACAGGCACAAATCTTTGGTGAAGTTTTTTTCAAACCGAATGTTGGCCCACCAAGTAACCGTGAGTTTACGTTTTATAATTTCTAAAGCTAGGGCTTTCATGAGTGCAGGAGGTGCTGCTTCATCAACAAAATGAAACCCTGTTTCGCCCGTTTGTGCTATGAGTTGTTCCATGCGGTCCACCAATAATTTGGCAGCAATGGGTTCGTAAATTTTAATATAATCCAACGAAATATCGCAAAACGTACATTTGCCCCAATAGCAACCGTGTGCCATGGTGAGTTTGTTCCATCGTCCATCGCTCCACAAACTGTGCATGGGATTGGCAATTTCTATGACAGAGATGTACTTGTCTAAAAGTAAATCGGAATAATCGGGTGTGCCGAGATCACTTTGTTTGTAATCTGGTTTGGTACTGTTGTTTTTATAAACGACTTTTTCGTTTTCTAAAAGAAAGGTGCGTTTATACCCTCCTTCGGAGGGGCTGGGGGAGGATAATAATTCAATTGGCAATTCGCCATCATCCAACGTAATAAAATCGAAAAATTGGAATACCCGAACGTCTGTAACCGACCGTAATTCGGTATTTGGGAATCCGCCTCCCATCGCTATTTTAATATGGGGGTAGTTGGTTTTTATATATTGGGCACATCGAAACGCACTATATAAATTCCCGGGAAACGGTACTGAAAAACACACCAGCCTGGGTTGAATACTTTTTAGTTTTTCTTCAAGAATGTTTAAAGTAATCCTATCAATATATGTTGGCTCATTTTGTAATTGTTGGTATAAGTCATCAAACGAATTGGCACTGTGCCCCAAGCGTTCGGCATAGCGACTAAAACCAAAATTATCATCGATGCATTCCACAATAAAATCGGATAAATCTTCAAGATATAAAGTGGCTAAATGTTTGGCTTTGTCTTGCATACCCATATTACCGAACGCCCAATCCAATTCATCCAATTGCTCAAAACGAGATGCTTGTGGTAAAAAATGATTGGTGCAAATTTGTCTGGCGAAGGTTGGTTTTTTGCCTTGTAGAAAGGCAATGATATCATCCAAAGGTTGTAAATAAGCGTCTCTTAGCGTATAAATTCTTTGTGCATTTTCAGAAGTGATGCGATTATTTTTAGCAGCTAATTCAAAAAGATGCTGAAATGTTTTTTTTGAAAATAATTCTAAAATCACTTCAATACCCAAATCCATTTGAAACGAAGGGATGTTTTTAGTGTTTAAAAAACCTTTTAAATAGCATGTAGCAGGGTAGGGCGTGTTTAATTGCGTAAACGGAGGCGTGATGAGTAAAAGGTCTTTCAAAATACTACATAAATTATGGTAACAAATATAGTTGAAAAGATAATGTGTTTCTTCGTCACCCTGAACTTGTTTCAGGGCCACATTATTTTCCAATAACTATAGTATGCTGAAATTAAAAAAGGATGAACTAAATTATAAACGCACGCAACTTCTCTCTTTTTCCTAAAGGAAGTGCATCATTTTCTATAGCTAAAGCTACGTGTTCTTGGTTTTTATGTTTTGAAAACAACAGGTTGTAAAACTGATGTGTTGTTAAACTGTTTTTGGCGGGTTCAATAAGGGTAAACACATCGCCTGTTTTTACGAAACCTTCCTCTAAAATGCGTACATAGGTTCCTGGATAGCCGTGTTCTATAAATTGCTTTAATACATTTTGGTTTCCAAATTTTACTCCGAATTTAAAACAAGGCTCTCGAGGTTGGGTTATTTGTATTAAAGCTTTGCCTACTTTATAAACGTCGCCAATATGTATCTTGGTTTCATCTAAGCCAGAAACGGTTAGGTTTTCGCCAAACATGCCGTAGTTCCAATTTAAATCGGGATATAGGTTTTTCCAATAGTCATAATGATTTTCAGAAAACAAATAGCAGGCTTTAAATTCGCCACCGTGGAATTTCCTATCGGTTACTTCATCGTCTTTCACGTTTTCTTTTCCTAGGTAAATAGGCCGATTGGTTGGGATTTTGTAAATGCCCGTAACGACTTCTTGACCATTAAAAATAATGGTGGTTGGTTTCGCTATGTTGGTGGAGGTTATTTGCATGAATTAAAGTTTAAATAATTTATTCAACCATCTCTAGTTGTCCTAAGCTATAAAAATCATCACTTTGCATTTTAGCTATAAATTTATATGAATTCCCATCTATTTCATAGATGTTTACCTGTATAGGTTCTGTTGTTACTTTTTCATTGTTTTCGTCAAGCTCCCAAATATTATATCGACAATCGCTTAACCATTCTATTCTCGAAGTTATTTCACCAACCTTAGTCGTTTCTATTTGTTTGTTTCCTTTTCTTTTAATACTCACCAATGTTCCATCTGGAAGTTGATAGCTAAACTTTCCTTCTTTAAAAGAACCACAAGCTTCCAATTTTATATTAAATTTAAATTCATTTTCGGAATTTATTTTTTCAGAAATTTTATCATTAAGTTTTGCTCCCCATTCGACTCCCGCCTGCATGGACTCTTTAGATATTAGAGGAAACTTACTTACCATTTTTTGACCAGCCTCACTTTCGTAAAACTCAATTATTGAATCAATCTCAGATTCTGTTAAATGTTTCTTGTAAATTGGAATTAGTATTTCAACCAAATCATTAAAACCATTTTTTCTAACTTCATTTTTTAAAATGTGCCAATAGTCTTCACTAATAATTTCCTTGTAATTTTCTTTTTGCATCTCTATGAGATTTTCCAAAATGGCGTCGAATCTTTGACTTGACCCTATAACATTCATCATTTTTTGTATTTTTTTATCTATACTTGTTTCTTGACAATATGTTGATGGTATCGTTGAAGTTAAAAATAATATGAGGATAAAATATTTCATGATTTAAT
This genomic window from Mariniflexile sp. TRM1-10 contains:
- a CDS encoding Crp/Fnr family transcriptional regulator — protein: MSDIFKAHINKFATVSGEEFEDILSYFQFKSILKKDNLLEEGQVCKSNFFVLNGILRKFFINEKGTEQTTEFAIENWWMTETFSFINQSPTEFYIQAVENTELLYIDKMAYEKLLKTHPVMEKYFRCIYQKAYAAAQMRIKFLYGFSREELYYHFLKAQPEFLQRVPQYLIASYLNFTPEYLSEIRKKGIS
- a CDS encoding B12-binding domain-containing radical SAM protein, producing the protein MKDLLLITPPFTQLNTPYPATCYLKGFLNTKNIPSFQMDLGIEVILELFSKKTFQHLFELAAKNNRITSENAQRIYTLRDAYLQPLDDIIAFLQGKKPTFARQICTNHFLPQASRFEQLDELDWAFGNMGMQDKAKHLATLYLEDLSDFIVECIDDNFGFSRYAERLGHSANSFDDLYQQLQNEPTYIDRITLNILEEKLKSIQPRLVCFSVPFPGNLYSAFRCAQYIKTNYPHIKIAMGGGFPNTELRSVTDVRVFQFFDFITLDDGELPIELLSSPSPSEGGYKRTFLLENEKVVYKNNSTKPDYKQSDLGTPDYSDLLLDKYISVIEIANPMHSLWSDGRWNKLTMAHGCYWGKCTFCDISLDYIKIYEPIAAKLLVDRMEQLIAQTGETGFHFVDEAAPPALMKALALEIIKRKLTVTWWANIRFEKNFTKDLCLLLKASGCIAVSGGLEVASDRLLALIDKGVTVAQVAQVTRNFTEANIMVHAYLMYGYPTQTVQETVDSLEMVRQLFEIGVLQSGFWHQFALTAHSPIGLNPAEYHIIPNTKPITFANNDIAFTDTTGIDHNQFSFGLKKSLFNYMHGIGFELPLQDWFDFKIPKTTIKPDFIYNCLETDVHFNIKPTAKILWLGTKPLVIETSKTKKGQTYHTLQALFHTTTETFTVTLDKDKGNWFLNKLDSLRPSSPQLPSFLELKKDFESQFEDFELFWFSKSMNVLREHGLLVL
- a CDS encoding MOSC domain-containing protein codes for the protein MQITSTNIAKPTTIIFNGQEVVTGIYKIPTNRPIYLGKENVKDDEVTDRKFHGGEFKACYLFSENHYDYWKNLYPDLNWNYGMFGENLTVSGLDETKIHIGDVYKVGKALIQITQPREPCFKFGVKFGNQNVLKQFIEHGYPGTYVRILEEGFVKTGDVFTLIEPAKNSLTTHQFYNLLFSKHKNQEHVALAIENDALPLGKREKLRAFII
- a CDS encoding DUF2059 domain-containing protein, with amino-acid sequence MKYFILILFLTSTIPSTYCQETSIDKKIQKMMNVIGSSQRFDAILENLIEMQKENYKEIISEDYWHILKNEVRKNGFNDLVEILIPIYKKHLTESEIDSIIEFYESEAGQKMVSKFPLISKESMQAGVEWGAKLNDKISEKINSENEFKFNIKLEACGSFKEGKFSYQLPDGTLVSIKRKGNKQIETTKVGEITSRIEWLSDCRYNIWELDENNEKVTTEPIQVNIYEIDGNSYKFIAKMQSDDFYSLGQLEMVE